One Ostrinia nubilalis chromosome 4, ilOstNubi1.1, whole genome shotgun sequence DNA window includes the following coding sequences:
- the LOC135071510 gene encoding multiple inositol polyphosphate phosphatase 1-like, whose amino-acid sequence MAYFRLNLLISCFIICFTSSVNSSVCFWNSGCPYKYFAGKTPYNSVRGDIRDSVINVKGCEAVSIWGLYKHGKSYPNNHYAAKMEGAVIIRNYLQDSQAKGTCSLCAQDVENLKNWPIDKKVFKGLNELSDEGYQEMVGLGRRLRAVFPNLLGNLEQGEYSFRPTSVDKIEDSAKAFIEGIVNKGLELDKEKDYVMASHTTCEKYEKEVKSNSKTYEEVVKYQKSSEFLVTKDRIQRRAGLDVALTDDNVTALYDLCRYTWSEIDNKPSPWCAIFTSDDLQVLEYLEDLKTYYRSGYGTPMNKIFGNIPLTDLLKGFQEAKEAKGKKITAYFSRGTAVDMTITALGIFKDEKPLTGAKRNRDRKWRSSKLSNFGANIMAVLSKCEKEGATDYNVVFYLNEEPIKAICNEAICPWTEFEEKMKEYSDTKLDFCKTD is encoded by the exons ATGGCTTATTTTAGACTAAATTTATTAATCTCTTGTTTCATTATATGTTTCACAAGTTCAGTGAATTCATCAGTGTGTTTCTGGAACAGTGGTTGTCCCTACAAATATTTTGCGGGCAAAACACCATACAATTCAGTGAGGGGCGATATAAGGGACTCAGTCATAAATGTGAAAG gCTGTGAAGCAGTAAGCATTTGGGGACTCTACAAACATGGAAAAAGTTACCCCAATAATCACTACGCAGCAAAAATGGAGGGTGCGGTGATTATAAGAAATTATTTGCAAGACAGCCAAGCTAAAGGGACGTGTTCTCTCTGCGCCCAAGACGTTGAAAATTTAAAGAACTGGCCTATAGATAAGAAAGTTTTTAAAGGACTTAATGAACTTTCTGATGAGGGCTATCAAGAAATGGTCGGCCTCGGGAGGAGGTTGAGGGCAGTGTTTCCGAATTTATTGGGTAATCTTGAGCAAGGGGAGTACTCTTTTCGACCTACAAGTGTTGACAAAATAGAGGACAGTGCTAAAGCGTTTATTGAAGGAATTGTTAATAAGGGCCTCGAACTGGataaagaaaaagattatgttatggct TCACACACAACATGTGAAAAGTACGAAAAAGAAGTTAAATCTAATTCAAAAACGTACGAGGAGGTTGTTAAATATCAAAAATCTTCGGAATTTTTGGTG ACTAAGGATAGAATACAGAGACGAGCTGGTTTAGACGTTGCGTTAACGGATGACAATGTGACGGCATTATACGACTTATGTCGGTATACTTGGTCAGAAATCGACAATAAACCTAGCCCATGGTGTGCCATTTTTACTTCGGACGACCTACAAGTACTAGAGTACTTGGAAGACCTGAAAACCTACTACAGAAGTGGGTACGGCACTCCAATGAACAAAATATTCGGGAATATCCCCTTAACAGATCTCCTAAAGGGATTTCAAGAGGCTAAAGAAGCGAAAGGCAAGAAAATTACAGCGTATTTCAGCCGCGGTACTGCAGTTGATATGACGATTACAGCTCTGGGAATATTCAAGGATGAGAAACCTTTGACTGGTGCAAAAAGGAATCGAGATAGGAAATGGAGGAGCAGTAAATTGTCGAACTTTGGGGCGAATATCATGGCAGTTTTGAGCAA ATGTGAAAAAGAAGGTGCAACGGACTACAACGTTGTGTTCTATTTGAACGAAGAGCCAATAAAGGCGATTTGTAACGAAGCTATTTGCCCCTGGACAGAGTTTGAGGAGAAAATGAAGGAATACAGCGACACTAAACTCGATTTTTGTAAAACCGACTAA